Proteins co-encoded in one Corallococcus macrosporus genomic window:
- a CDS encoding antibiotic biosynthesis monooxygenase family protein, with translation MIAVIFEVWEHEEHRQRYLDLAAELRPLLAGIDGFISIERFQSLSTPGKLLSLSYWRDEAAVAEWRRLEAHREAQREGREGVFSDYRLRVAHVVRDYGLKDRADVPADSRTVHG, from the coding sequence ATGATTGCTGTCATTTTCGAGGTCTGGGAACACGAGGAGCATCGGCAGCGGTACCTGGACCTCGCGGCGGAGCTGCGCCCACTGCTGGCAGGCATTGATGGCTTCATCTCCATCGAGCGGTTCCAGAGCCTGAGCACACCCGGCAAGTTGCTGTCACTGTCCTACTGGCGCGACGAGGCCGCGGTGGCGGAATGGCGGCGGCTGGAAGCCCACCGTGAAGCCCAGCGCGAGGGCCGGGAAGGCGTGTTCAGCGACTACCGCCTGCGCGTGGCGCACGTCGTGAGGGATTACGGCCTGAAGGACCGGGCGGACGTGCCCGCCGACAGTCGCACCGTGCACGGCTGA
- a CDS encoding IS630 family transposase produces MKKRALPQGRQQLRLRCPDRRRLIRWGERTGCPLTLRRCLAVAKVASGQSRAQAARQLLCATSTVVSAVQRFQKSGREGLSDRRAQNGPRKVDERFRQTLRRVLEGTPQQSGWRRTTWTRELLVREVQRRGRVRVSPATMGRALASVGAHRRRPRPVVRCPWPERRRRRRLWQLKCRAAFARPDEPVLFEDEMDVHLNPKIGPDWTLPGQRREVVTPGNNQKRFVAGALDASTARMTWVQGEKKTSALFIDLVRAVDAAYPRAKRLHFILDNAATHSSKKTQKALEALGERLVLHFLPPYCPEGNRIERVWWDVHANVTRNHRCKKMEALMTEVDAYLDARNTQKSASPLLRVASARRAA; encoded by the coding sequence ATGAAGAAGCGAGCCCTGCCTCAGGGAAGGCAACAGCTGCGCCTGCGATGTCCTGACCGCAGGCGGCTGATTCGCTGGGGAGAGAGGACTGGCTGCCCGCTCACCCTGCGGCGGTGCCTGGCGGTAGCGAAGGTGGCCAGTGGTCAGTCACGGGCGCAAGCAGCGCGGCAGTTGCTGTGCGCCACGTCCACGGTGGTGTCCGCGGTTCAGCGCTTCCAGAAGTCAGGCCGAGAAGGCCTCTCGGACAGGCGCGCTCAGAATGGGCCACGCAAAGTGGACGAGCGATTTCGGCAGACGCTGCGCCGGGTGCTGGAAGGCACGCCGCAGCAGTCCGGTTGGCGGCGCACGACGTGGACGCGCGAGTTGCTGGTGCGTGAGGTGCAGAGGCGAGGCCGGGTACGCGTCTCGCCCGCGACGATGGGACGCGCCTTGGCCTCGGTGGGAGCCCACAGAAGGCGTCCGCGTCCCGTGGTGCGCTGCCCTTGGCCGGAGCGCCGACGTCGACGGCGCCTCTGGCAGCTGAAATGCCGTGCGGCCTTCGCCCGGCCCGACGAGCCCGTGCTTTTCGAGGATGAAATGGACGTGCACCTCAACCCGAAAATCGGCCCCGACTGGACGTTGCCCGGACAGCGCAGAGAGGTCGTCACTCCCGGCAACAACCAGAAGCGTTTCGTGGCAGGGGCGCTGGATGCGAGCACGGCCCGGATGACTTGGGTGCAGGGGGAGAAGAAGACGAGTGCGCTCTTCATCGACCTGGTGCGCGCCGTGGACGCCGCCTATCCCAGAGCGAAGCGCCTACATTTCATCCTCGACAATGCCGCCACCCACTCCAGCAAAAAGACGCAGAAGGCGCTGGAGGCTCTGGGTGAGCGGCTGGTGCTGCACTTCCTGCCGCCGTACTGCCCGGAGGGCAACCGCATCGAGCGCGTGTGGTGGGACGTGCACGCCAACGTCACCCGCAACCATCGCTGCAAGAAGATGGAGGCGCTCATGACCGAGGTGGACGCCTACCTCGACGCACGGAACACCCAGAAGTCCGCCAGCCCCTTGCTGCGCGTCGCCTCCGCTCGACGCGCAGCTTGA
- a CDS encoding cytochrome P450, translating into MKPPTDPYQAVTHPDPYPYYAELRARGGLHRIPGFGPWIAADAATVRAVLTSEHCRVRPKAEPVPSHLEGTSAGALFGRLVRMNDGGPYPAVKQTLSRALPEALREVEAESRQWARRLFTEPSLSRLPDAALQLPVFVLASLLGFPEDTLEASVQDVEAYVRSVVDPTVSGEGAARLTERVAACFHATPRTAFTTLLMSGLGAEDLRVPNAVGLLTQAYEATAGLLGATLRAIAREPALREQLSRGECTLDDVVQEATRHESPVQNTRRFTHAPATVAGQELEAGATVVVVLGAANRDPRENPRPDAFLPRRVGRQTFTFGLGAHACPGPLLATAMATAAAEHVLATGVDLTPLSGPVTWRASTNTRVLGGLR; encoded by the coding sequence ATGAAACCGCCCACCGACCCGTATCAGGCCGTCACCCACCCCGACCCCTACCCGTACTACGCGGAGCTTCGCGCCCGAGGCGGCCTGCACCGCATCCCCGGCTTCGGCCCGTGGATCGCGGCGGACGCGGCCACCGTCCGCGCCGTGCTCACGAGCGAGCACTGCCGGGTCCGGCCGAAGGCAGAGCCGGTGCCCTCGCATCTGGAGGGCACCTCCGCCGGAGCACTCTTCGGGCGACTGGTGCGGATGAACGACGGAGGTCCCTACCCTGCCGTGAAGCAGACGCTGTCACGCGCGTTGCCGGAGGCGCTGCGGGAGGTGGAGGCGGAGAGCCGCCAGTGGGCGAGGCGGTTGTTCACGGAGCCGTCCCTGTCGCGGCTTCCAGACGCGGCCCTTCAGCTTCCCGTGTTCGTGCTGGCGTCGCTGCTGGGCTTCCCGGAGGACACACTGGAGGCGAGCGTGCAGGACGTGGAGGCCTATGTCCGCTCGGTCGTTGATCCCACGGTGAGTGGCGAGGGCGCGGCGAGGCTGACCGAGCGCGTGGCAGCCTGTTTCCACGCCACGCCAAGGACCGCGTTCACGACCCTGCTCATGTCGGGCCTGGGCGCGGAGGACCTGCGCGTTCCGAACGCCGTGGGCCTGCTCACCCAGGCGTATGAAGCGACGGCCGGGCTCCTGGGGGCGACGCTGCGGGCCATTGCTCGCGAGCCCGCGCTGCGGGAACAGCTCTCCCGGGGCGAGTGCACGCTCGACGATGTGGTCCAGGAGGCGACGCGCCACGAGTCGCCGGTCCAGAACACGAGGCGCTTCACCCATGCGCCAGCGACCGTCGCGGGTCAGGAGCTGGAGGCCGGTGCGACGGTGGTCGTCGTGCTCGGCGCGGCGAATCGCGATCCGCGGGAGAATCCCCGGCCCGATGCCTTCCTGCCCCGGCGCGTGGGCCGCCAGACCTTCACCTTCGGCCTGGGCGCGCATGCCTGCCCGGGACCATTGCTGGCGACGGCGATGGCCACGGCGGCGGCGGAGCATGTGCTCGCGACCGGCGTGGACCTGACGCCGCTGTCGGGCCCCGTCACTTGGCGAGCTTCCACCAACACCCGCGTCCTGGGAGGACTGCGATGA
- a CDS encoding ArsR/SmtB family transcription factor translates to MDRTMNAGPDLTTLAGAVGDATRIRMLELLMEGRALVAKELAFGTGVSPATATAHLQRLEQARLVRSTKQGRNKVFRLATPTVARMVEALMTVAVRGPRASATPEPLRAARYCYDHLAGRLGMGITDALLRAGHLSLRRRAFALTPSSEAWFQDFGIDLTPVREQRRHFAHRCLDWSERRDHLAGALGAALASRVLSLGWVERQPDSRGLIVTSGGQRGLKRHFGVT, encoded by the coding sequence ATGGACCGAACGATGAATGCAGGGCCGGACCTCACGACGCTGGCCGGAGCGGTGGGGGACGCCACGCGGATCCGGATGCTGGAGCTGCTCATGGAGGGCAGGGCACTCGTGGCCAAGGAGCTCGCGTTTGGCACGGGCGTCAGCCCCGCGACGGCGACCGCGCACCTCCAGCGGTTGGAGCAGGCCCGGCTGGTGCGCTCCACGAAGCAGGGCCGCAACAAGGTGTTCCGCCTCGCCACGCCCACCGTGGCGCGGATGGTGGAAGCGTTGATGACCGTGGCGGTGCGGGGGCCTCGCGCTTCAGCGACTCCGGAGCCCCTGCGGGCCGCGCGCTACTGCTACGACCACCTCGCGGGCAGGCTGGGCATGGGCATCACCGACGCGCTGCTTCGGGCCGGGCACCTGTCCCTCCGCCGCCGCGCCTTCGCGCTCACCCCGAGCAGCGAGGCCTGGTTCCAGGACTTCGGCATCGACCTGACGCCCGTGCGTGAACAGCGGCGCCACTTCGCCCACCGCTGCCTGGACTGGAGCGAGCGGCGGGACCACCTCGCGGGGGCGCTGGGCGCGGCGCTCGCATCCCGGGTGCTCTCGCTGGGGTGGGTGGAACGTCAGCCTGACTCCCGTGGCCTCATCGTCACGTCTGGAGGCCAGCGGGGGCTCAAGCGTCACTTCGGCGTGACGTAG
- the proC gene encoding pyrroline-5-carboxylate reductase produces the protein MASHPVPAPVALLGGGKLAEAIIQGLLRSGHARPSDLRVTVRRSERGEELRSRYGVNVLTDNAQAVRGAAVVLLVVRQAQMRELMALISPALEPGQTVVSLSADVRLAQLEAALPSSVSVLRAMPHTPVRVGAGVTPLTPGTRVTETARRAAESLFAATGRPLWVSEEALTVCTGVSGTGPAYVFRFVEALAQAAMAHGMDAAEAAELARGTLIGAAKLLAEPDASTPRLIAEVATPGGITEAGLKTLEAQGLARVVGEAVSVAIQRTRERADASAAAYVTPK, from the coding sequence ATGGCATCCCATCCCGTTCCCGCACCCGTCGCCCTCCTTGGAGGCGGCAAGCTCGCCGAAGCCATCATCCAGGGGCTGCTGCGCTCCGGCCACGCGCGTCCGTCCGACCTCCGCGTCACAGTCCGCCGCTCCGAGCGCGGCGAGGAGCTGCGTTCCCGGTACGGCGTGAACGTCCTCACGGACAACGCGCAGGCGGTGCGCGGCGCGGCGGTGGTCCTGCTGGTGGTCCGGCAGGCGCAGATGCGCGAGCTGATGGCGCTCATCTCCCCGGCCCTGGAGCCGGGTCAGACCGTGGTGTCGCTTTCCGCGGACGTGCGGCTCGCGCAGCTGGAAGCCGCGCTGCCCTCCAGCGTCTCCGTGCTCCGCGCCATGCCCCACACGCCCGTGCGAGTGGGCGCGGGAGTGACGCCCCTGACGCCCGGGACGCGGGTGACGGAGACCGCGCGGCGGGCCGCGGAGTCGCTCTTCGCGGCAACAGGCCGGCCGCTTTGGGTGTCCGAGGAAGCGCTCACGGTGTGCACCGGCGTCTCTGGTACGGGCCCCGCGTATGTCTTCCGGTTCGTGGAGGCGCTGGCCCAGGCCGCGATGGCGCACGGGATGGACGCGGCGGAGGCGGCGGAGCTCGCTCGAGGAACGCTCATCGGCGCGGCGAAGCTGCTGGCCGAACCCGACGCCAGCACCCCGCGCCTCATCGCGGAGGTGGCGACGCCGGGAGGCATCACCGAGGCGGGACTGAAGACGCTGGAAGCCCAGGGCCTCGCCCGCGTCGTGGGTGAAGCGGTGTCCGTCGCCATCCAACGCACGAGGGAGCGCGCGGACGCCTCCGCCGCGGCCTACGTCACGCCGAAGTGA
- a CDS encoding M1 family metallopeptidase yields the protein MRLIPLLVLVVLTVRCAHAPEAAPPAPAPSAAVSWPEALPPALRLPDTVRPVHYALDLKLVPSEDTYPGSVTIDVEVREPVRQVWLHAQDVDVTRARVTVNGRTFDAKPVTANEGRLGLLLPEELPVGKAQLLLDFTGKVDRERSQGLYGVTEGGEPYLYTFFEPIDARRAFPCFDEPTFKVPWRLRFTVKAGHVALANHPVVSREPLADGLERVTFAESKPMPSYLVAFMVGPFDVVEAGTVGRTNVPLRFIVPKGRGAETRYAASITPRIVKGLEDFFDQPYPYEKLDVAVVPRYWGTMEHPGIVALGQPLTLIRPEEETLVRRKSYAVIANHELGHYWFGDVVTCLWWNDIWLNESFTAWLDRQTVDRLEPSWDYQQERAMSATRSALESDALEAALPVRKPVESNDDIVGSFDNGTTYDKGSSVIAMYEAWLGPERFRDVIRGYIRKHAWKVATMEDFLADLSQAAGPEVARSFGGFIVQKGAPRITAQVSCPAGGAPAVKLSQERYLPVGSKADAKQEWQVPVCLRVGTGTQSSRVCSMLQGPSAEVALPTKQCPAWVLLNAGGTGYYRGGYTREQLTKLLATPVAAFTPAEQVALWADVDAAVSRGDLPLGEALKAVPASAKSANRLVVQSGASLLGQVRVDQLTQEERKRFRAWVASLYSARARAMGWVPKPGEDDSVKESRSLFLRLAGGTGDDPQLVKEALPLVRAWLADRKSVDPEAFGSALPRAATHGDAALFDALLEAAKQEQDRSERSRLLSSLAYFRNPDLLWRALGVVVSPDFDVRDSQVILGMALMSPESQSLAWNFYQTHFDALSQRLRSDELGRLIGQTGNLCNEMDLAQVETFLSPRVGKIEGGPRALARALESIRLCIKAQEVQAPSVKAFLRTR from the coding sequence ATGCGACTGATCCCACTCCTTGTCCTGGTGGTGTTGACCGTCCGCTGTGCGCACGCGCCGGAGGCCGCCCCGCCGGCTCCCGCGCCGTCCGCCGCCGTGTCGTGGCCGGAGGCCCTGCCTCCCGCGCTGCGGCTGCCGGACACCGTGCGGCCCGTGCACTACGCGCTGGACCTGAAGCTCGTGCCATCGGAGGACACGTATCCCGGCAGCGTCACCATCGACGTGGAGGTCCGTGAGCCGGTGCGACAGGTGTGGCTGCACGCGCAGGACGTGGACGTCACCCGGGCGCGCGTCACCGTGAATGGCCGCACGTTCGACGCGAAGCCCGTCACCGCGAACGAGGGACGTCTGGGATTGCTGCTGCCGGAGGAACTGCCCGTCGGCAAGGCACAGCTCCTGCTGGACTTCACCGGCAAGGTGGACCGCGAGCGCAGCCAGGGCCTCTATGGCGTCACCGAGGGTGGTGAGCCCTACCTCTACACGTTCTTCGAGCCCATCGACGCGCGCCGTGCCTTCCCGTGCTTCGATGAGCCGACCTTCAAGGTGCCGTGGCGCCTGCGCTTCACCGTGAAGGCCGGACACGTGGCGCTGGCCAACCATCCCGTCGTGTCGCGCGAACCGCTGGCGGACGGGCTGGAGCGCGTCACGTTCGCGGAGAGCAAGCCGATGCCCAGCTACCTCGTGGCCTTCATGGTGGGGCCGTTCGACGTGGTGGAGGCGGGCACCGTGGGCCGCACGAACGTGCCGCTGCGCTTCATCGTCCCGAAGGGCCGGGGCGCGGAGACGCGCTACGCCGCGAGCATCACGCCTCGCATCGTGAAGGGCCTGGAGGACTTCTTCGACCAGCCGTATCCGTACGAGAAGCTGGATGTGGCCGTGGTGCCCCGGTACTGGGGCACCATGGAGCACCCGGGCATCGTCGCGCTCGGGCAGCCGCTCACGCTCATCCGGCCCGAAGAGGAGACGCTGGTCCGCCGCAAGTCCTACGCGGTCATCGCCAACCATGAGCTGGGCCACTACTGGTTCGGCGACGTCGTCACCTGCTTGTGGTGGAACGACATCTGGCTGAATGAGTCCTTCACCGCGTGGCTGGACCGGCAGACGGTGGACCGGCTGGAGCCGTCCTGGGACTACCAGCAGGAGCGCGCCATGTCCGCGACGCGGTCCGCGCTGGAGTCGGATGCGCTGGAGGCCGCGCTGCCCGTGCGCAAGCCGGTGGAGAGCAATGACGACATCGTGGGCTCGTTCGACAACGGGACCACGTATGACAAGGGCTCGTCCGTCATCGCCATGTACGAGGCCTGGCTGGGGCCGGAGCGCTTCCGCGACGTGATCCGGGGCTACATCCGCAAGCACGCCTGGAAGGTCGCGACGATGGAGGACTTCCTCGCGGACCTGTCCCAGGCGGCGGGGCCGGAGGTGGCGCGGTCCTTCGGCGGGTTCATCGTGCAGAAGGGGGCGCCGCGCATCACCGCCCAGGTGTCGTGCCCGGCGGGCGGCGCGCCGGCGGTGAAGCTGTCACAGGAGCGCTACCTGCCCGTGGGGTCCAAGGCGGACGCGAAGCAGGAGTGGCAGGTGCCCGTGTGTCTGCGCGTAGGGACGGGGACGCAGTCGTCGCGGGTGTGCTCGATGTTGCAGGGGCCGTCGGCGGAGGTGGCGCTGCCCACGAAGCAGTGCCCGGCGTGGGTGCTGCTCAACGCGGGCGGCACGGGCTACTACCGCGGCGGTTACACGCGCGAGCAACTGACGAAGCTGCTCGCAACACCGGTCGCAGCCTTCACCCCGGCGGAGCAGGTGGCCCTCTGGGCGGACGTGGACGCGGCGGTGTCGCGCGGAGACCTGCCGCTGGGGGAGGCCTTGAAGGCGGTGCCGGCCTCGGCGAAGTCGGCGAACCGGCTCGTGGTGCAGAGCGGCGCCTCGCTGCTCGGGCAGGTGCGCGTGGATCAGCTCACGCAGGAGGAGCGCAAGCGCTTCCGCGCGTGGGTGGCGTCGCTCTACTCCGCACGCGCAAGGGCGATGGGCTGGGTGCCGAAGCCGGGCGAGGACGACTCGGTGAAGGAGTCGCGCTCGCTGTTCCTCCGGCTGGCCGGTGGGACCGGGGATGATCCGCAACTGGTGAAGGAAGCGCTGCCCCTGGTGCGCGCGTGGCTGGCGGATCGGAAGTCGGTGGATCCGGAGGCGTTTGGCAGCGCGCTGCCCCGGGCGGCGACGCATGGCGACGCGGCGCTGTTCGACGCGCTGCTGGAGGCGGCGAAGCAGGAGCAGGACCGCAGCGAGCGTTCCCGGCTGCTGTCGTCGCTGGCGTACTTCCGGAACCCGGACCTGCTGTGGCGGGCGCTGGGCGTCGTGGTCTCACCGGACTTCGATGTGCGCGATTCGCAGGTCATCCTCGGCATGGCGCTGATGTCGCCGGAGTCGCAGTCCCTGGCGTGGAACTTCTACCAGACGCACTTCGATGCACTGAGCCAGCGGCTGCGCTCGGATGAGCTGGGACGGCTGATTGGACAGACAGGGAACCTCTGCAACGAGATGGATCTGGCGCAGGTGGAGACGTTCCTCTCGCCCCGCGTGGGCAAGATTGAAGGCGGTCCGCGAGCACTCGCCCGGGCCCTGGAGTCCATCCGTCTGTGCATCAAGGCCCAGGAGGTCCAGGCCCCGAGCGTCAAGGCATTCCTCCGCACCCGGTGA
- a CDS encoding glycosyltransferase family 39 protein yields the protein MASEGKQQPEQTFTEAILGKETLSTTWMKRWLRLPFSTRVVVATAGFAALLFLPYLGAVGLWDCWETHYGEVARMMIERRDYVYPFWEGAHFFSKPPLTMWMQALGMQVVGTVRGSGAVALYTEWGMRIPFALLSITAVALLSLAVARVVSHRAGLATGFILATMPLYFLLTRQTVTDTPFVTTFICAMACALIGQLDETTKHRAAWWYGFYFFAGLATLAKGLLGVGLPAVILVLYAALAVIPWDGGSVERHLRWLSDKDFRKDVREGRLPMPVLWGQMFRMHLGTGILVFLAVAVPWYLTLSLFKEVDDEGKLFWYRFFIHDHLNRLTAGVYTTTPGGTFIYFIEQGGFAIFPWVALLPGAFAVVSRLRLRSASKADHLALIAVLWVAFAFWLLSSSATKFHHYVFPVLPGLAILLALFADRLWEEGISAHAVSLIFGLMLFILVGKDLAENPKNFTDLFVFNYDRPYPQDLVTKPIAFFAARPLWAGDLVTLVLLAFGVYLAFDAFASRAKEKASPGARAVALLLLLSGAATLGAVASRAQVSAEALLGLAFLAVAGFLGWQSSRPGAEGRLSLRTVAGLIAVVGVALAVRGFRQPVAEDSLLKALTEPVNIKRTLGFTFAVAGALAVVAALRRARVMLFGTFWVLAAGVALWFNWSHWVDLAHHWTQRDLFWRYYEQRKADEPIVAYMMNWRGETFYSQNTVEQFRARDASTRMRNLAARPGRVWVLVEHNRLNLVRDAVGPDHVVTPVDRDINNKFVLLTVD from the coding sequence GTGGCGAGCGAAGGGAAACAGCAGCCGGAGCAGACCTTCACCGAGGCCATTCTCGGCAAGGAAACCCTCTCCACGACCTGGATGAAGCGGTGGCTTCGGCTGCCTTTCAGTACGCGTGTCGTGGTGGCCACCGCCGGCTTCGCGGCCCTCCTGTTCCTCCCGTATCTGGGCGCGGTGGGGCTGTGGGACTGCTGGGAGACGCACTACGGCGAGGTGGCTCGGATGATGATCGAGCGCCGCGACTACGTGTATCCCTTCTGGGAAGGCGCCCACTTCTTCTCCAAGCCTCCGCTCACCATGTGGATGCAGGCGCTGGGCATGCAGGTGGTGGGCACCGTGCGCGGCAGCGGCGCGGTGGCCCTCTACACCGAGTGGGGCATGCGCATCCCCTTCGCCCTCCTCAGCATCACCGCGGTGGCGCTCCTCTCGCTCGCGGTGGCGCGCGTGGTGAGCCACCGCGCGGGCCTGGCCACGGGCTTCATCCTGGCCACCATGCCGCTGTACTTCCTGCTCACGCGGCAGACGGTGACGGACACGCCCTTCGTCACGACCTTCATCTGCGCCATGGCGTGCGCGCTCATCGGTCAGCTGGATGAGACGACGAAGCACCGCGCCGCGTGGTGGTACGGCTTCTACTTCTTCGCCGGCCTGGCCACGCTGGCCAAGGGCCTGCTCGGCGTGGGCCTGCCCGCCGTCATCCTGGTGCTGTACGCGGCGCTGGCCGTCATCCCCTGGGACGGCGGCAGCGTGGAGCGGCACCTGCGCTGGCTGTCGGACAAGGATTTCCGAAAGGACGTGCGCGAGGGTCGGCTGCCCATGCCCGTGCTGTGGGGGCAGATGTTCCGGATGCACCTGGGCACGGGCATCCTCGTGTTCCTCGCGGTGGCGGTGCCCTGGTACCTCACCCTGTCCCTCTTCAAGGAGGTGGACGATGAGGGCAAGCTCTTCTGGTACCGCTTCTTCATCCACGACCACCTGAACCGCCTCACGGCGGGCGTCTACACGACCACGCCGGGCGGCACCTTCATCTACTTCATCGAGCAGGGCGGCTTCGCCATCTTCCCCTGGGTGGCGCTGCTGCCCGGCGCCTTCGCCGTCGTGTCGCGGCTGCGCCTGCGCTCGGCGAGCAAGGCGGACCACCTGGCCCTCATCGCCGTGCTGTGGGTGGCCTTCGCGTTCTGGCTGCTGTCCTCCAGCGCCACGAAGTTCCACCACTACGTCTTCCCCGTGCTGCCGGGCCTGGCCATCCTGCTGGCCCTCTTCGCGGACCGGCTGTGGGAGGAGGGCATCTCCGCGCACGCGGTGAGCCTCATCTTCGGGCTCATGCTCTTCATCCTCGTGGGCAAGGACCTGGCGGAGAACCCGAAGAACTTCACCGACCTGTTTGTCTTCAACTACGACCGGCCGTATCCGCAGGACCTGGTAACGAAGCCCATCGCCTTCTTCGCCGCTCGCCCGCTGTGGGCGGGTGACCTGGTGACGCTGGTGCTGCTGGCCTTCGGCGTGTACCTCGCGTTCGACGCGTTCGCCTCCCGCGCGAAGGAGAAAGCTTCGCCGGGCGCGCGCGCGGTGGCACTGCTGTTGTTGTTGTCCGGTGCGGCCACGCTGGGCGCGGTGGCGTCGCGGGCGCAGGTGTCCGCGGAGGCGCTGCTGGGGCTGGCGTTCCTGGCGGTGGCCGGCTTCCTGGGCTGGCAGTCCTCTCGCCCGGGCGCGGAGGGTCGCTTGTCACTGCGGACGGTGGCGGGCCTCATCGCGGTGGTGGGCGTTGCGCTCGCGGTGAGGGGCTTCCGCCAGCCGGTGGCGGAGGACTCGCTGCTCAAGGCGCTGACCGAGCCCGTCAACATCAAAAGGACGCTGGGCTTCACCTTCGCGGTGGCCGGGGCGCTGGCGGTGGTGGCGGCCCTCAGGCGCGCGCGGGTGATGCTGTTCGGTACGTTCTGGGTGCTCGCCGCGGGCGTGGCCCTCTGGTTCAACTGGAGCCACTGGGTGGACCTGGCCCACCACTGGACGCAGCGTGACCTCTTCTGGCGCTACTACGAGCAGCGCAAGGCGGACGAGCCCATCGTCGCGTACATGATGAACTGGCGCGGTGAGACGTTCTACTCGCAGAACACGGTGGAGCAGTTCCGCGCCCGCGACGCCAGCACGCGAATGCGCAACCTGGCGGCGCGGCCGGGCCGGGTATGGGTGCTGGTGGAGCACAACCGGCTCAACCTGGTGCGCGACGCGGTGGGGCCGGACCACGTGGTGACGCCCGTGGACCGGGACATCAACAACAAGTTCGTGCTGTTGACCGTCGACTGA
- a CDS encoding DUF5953 family protein — translation MTARRKLAVIVYAPALVGKDRRTADCVHGMERALPGLRLDWRLSKGGRPIALPQRDAWLLDSIEDGGFPIVCNGDLRYPVTVWGRARDGLFSAGGQAQFEVHAKMPLDEPVIASAAAVIEGLAEGARASWGHATPYDTAVDIAYQTAPTLEGPPSPRRGLPALKLFEHIRSPEIPYYLGWLNYWSAAAAQAIGFPDPARDADLLSRARRTESGGWVVQLTDAPLDLDTPAHLDALLRAYERFPAIGGRSAP, via the coding sequence ATGACTGCGCGAAGAAAACTTGCTGTCATTGTCTATGCGCCTGCGCTCGTGGGAAAAGACCGACGCACTGCTGATTGCGTTCATGGAATGGAGAGGGCGCTGCCCGGCTTGCGCTTAGATTGGCGCCTCTCCAAAGGCGGGCGCCCCATTGCATTGCCGCAACGAGACGCTTGGCTCCTTGACAGCATTGAGGACGGCGGATTTCCCATCGTGTGCAATGGGGACCTGCGTTACCCCGTGACGGTCTGGGGCAGGGCAAGAGATGGGCTTTTCAGCGCAGGCGGTCAGGCCCAGTTTGAGGTGCACGCAAAAATGCCCCTGGACGAGCCTGTGATCGCGTCAGCGGCGGCTGTAATCGAGGGCCTGGCGGAAGGAGCGCGCGCGTCATGGGGACACGCGACGCCATACGACACCGCTGTGGACATCGCGTATCAGACTGCTCCCACTCTGGAAGGTCCACCGTCCCCGCGCCGAGGGCTTCCCGCACTGAAGCTCTTCGAGCACATCCGCTCGCCTGAGATTCCCTATTACCTTGGGTGGTTGAACTACTGGTCGGCCGCTGCCGCGCAGGCCATTGGATTCCCGGACCCGGCCCGGGATGCGGACCTGCTTTCGCGAGCGCGTCGCACGGAGTCGGGCGGATGGGTCGTGCAGCTCACCGACGCGCCGCTCGACCTGGACACCCCTGCCCACCTGGACGCGCTCCTGCGGGCCTACGAGCGGTTCCCTGCGATTGGCGGGCGCTCAGCCCCTTGA
- a CDS encoding DUF6310 domain-containing protein, whose product MHLRAGIALLLFLSACATSAPSPAARAARNPRHANLQRAATLPWSDRGRCVVREASQPWPVLVERCYPALDHDRIEFHDTEGRCAVASADAAAVGVGFCVLAAPEIAVGAVIVLGVVVVAAAIKEELDAYEFRHAYPEEAGTSRGTKVASREAEAQRSPRLKPQPAGQSRQPPVPPVPVGQTGRASCEPVPVPHAGEDDAHNECADEFPPNRYPGMDVLVDGVRFDALQVGVPKLWEIKTHQFDTYNDFVQEREIAKEVKQLTKERRAATACGYGFVVGVSTQVHKDALQQADQSLNVVVTGCKR is encoded by the coding sequence ATGCATCTCCGAGCAGGCATCGCACTTCTTCTCTTCCTCTCTGCCTGCGCTACGTCCGCGCCGAGCCCAGCGGCTCGCGCGGCGCGGAATCCGAGGCACGCCAACCTCCAGCGCGCAGCGACGCTGCCGTGGTCGGACAGGGGGCGGTGCGTCGTTCGTGAGGCTTCCCAGCCTTGGCCCGTGCTGGTGGAGCGCTGCTACCCGGCCCTCGACCATGACCGGATCGAGTTCCACGACACGGAGGGAAGATGCGCGGTCGCCTCCGCTGACGCCGCCGCTGTGGGAGTCGGGTTCTGCGTGCTGGCGGCCCCTGAGATCGCCGTGGGAGCCGTGATCGTGCTTGGCGTGGTGGTGGTCGCCGCCGCCATCAAGGAAGAGCTGGATGCGTATGAGTTCCGCCACGCCTACCCCGAGGAAGCAGGGACCTCACGTGGAACGAAGGTGGCCTCCCGGGAAGCTGAAGCGCAACGCAGTCCCAGGCTGAAGCCCCAGCCAGCGGGGCAGAGCAGGCAGCCCCCGGTGCCGCCCGTGCCCGTGGGCCAGACGGGCCGCGCCAGTTGCGAGCCTGTTCCCGTGCCCCACGCAGGCGAAGACGACGCGCATAATGAGTGCGCCGACGAGTTCCCGCCCAACCGTTATCCCGGCATGGACGTGCTTGTGGACGGTGTACGCTTCGATGCGCTGCAAGTCGGCGTGCCCAAGCTGTGGGAGATCAAGACCCATCAGTTCGACACTTACAATGACTTTGTCCAGGAGCGAGAGATTGCAAAAGAAGTCAAGCAGCTGACGAAAGAAAGAAGAGCTGCGACGGCGTGTGGGTATGGCTTTGTTGTTGGGGTGAGCACTCAAGTGCATAAAGACGCGCTGCAGCAGGCGGACCAGTCTCTGAATGTTGTTGTCACAGGGTGTAAGCGATGA